In Patagioenas fasciata isolate bPatFas1 chromosome 18, bPatFas1.hap1, whole genome shotgun sequence, a genomic segment contains:
- the LOC136109511 gene encoding large ribosomal subunit protein mL38-like — protein sequence MAVPLASAALSGVRSGRAFGTAALSEEPKTDISLPREKLLRAKEIKARKKIPRENRQNAEMEGAAWLRTGLCPATPSPPRPRWVPRCHLQRFPLLAALIPLGELRAEWEKSSGPFHKQRVAEHGAVFRDLFRGAALPPGSP from the exons atggcggtgccgctggcgagcgcggcgctgagcggcgtccggagcgggcgggcgttcggcacggccg CCCTGTCTGAGGAGCCAAAGACCGACATCAGCCTGCCGCGTGAGAAGCTGCTGCGGGCAAAGGAAATcaaggcaagaaagaagatccCGAGGGAGAACCGCCAGAATGCGGAGATGGAAGGCGCAGCGTGGCTCCGGACAGGCCTGTGTCCCGCCACCCCCTCTCCGCCCCGGCCGCGCTGGGTCCCCCGGTGTCACCTCCAGCGTTTCCCTCTCCTCGCAGCGCTGATCCCCCTCGGCGAGCTCAGAGCTGAGTGGGAGAAGAGCAGCGGCCCGTTCCACAAGCAGCGCGTGGCCGAGCACGGCGCGGTGTTTCGTGACTTGTTCCGAGGGGCCGCGTTGCCCCCCGGCTCACCTTGA
- the LOC136109633 gene encoding large ribosomal subunit protein mL38-like translates to MAVPLASAALSGVRSGRAFGTAALSEEPKTDISLPREKLLRAKEIKARKKIPRENRQNAEMEGAAWLRTGLCPATPSPPRPRWVPRCHLQRFPLLAALIPLGELRAEWEKSSGPFHKQRVAEHCAVFRDLFRGAALPPGSP, encoded by the exons atggcggtgccgctggcgagcgcggcgctgagcggcgtccggagcgggcgggcgttcggcacggccg CCCTGTCTGAGGAGCCAAAGACCGACATCAGCCTGCCGCGTGAGAAGCTGCTGCGGGCAAAGGAAATcaaggcaagaaagaagatccCGAGGGAGAACCGCCAGAATGCGGAGATGGAAGGCGCAGCGTGGCTCCGGACAGGCCTGTGTCCCGCCACCCCCTCTCCGCCCCGGCCGCGCTGGGTCCCCCGGTGTCACCTCCAGCGTTTCCCTCTCCTCGCAGCGCTGATCCCCCTCGGCGAGCTCAGAGCTGAGTGGGAGAAGAGCAGCGGCCCGTTCCACAAGCAGCGCGTGGCCGAGCACTGCGCGGTGTTTCGTGACTTGTTCCGAGGGGCCGCGTTGCCCCCCGGCTCACCTTGA